In Spinacia oleracea cultivar Varoflay chromosome 5, BTI_SOV_V1, whole genome shotgun sequence, a single window of DNA contains:
- the LOC110784362 gene encoding dehydrodolichyl diphosphate synthase CPT3-like isoform X2, with protein sequence MGNKENQNLLTSYNLGNIARRLLFGILSMGPIPDHIAFIMDGNRRYSKKNKLEEGTGHNLGFTALTSMLKYCYELEVKYITVYAFSIDNFKRRPEEVKSLMELIREKIESLIKEDSIVNQHGVRVYFVGDLKLLDDSVRLAAEKAMEVTAGNSKAVLSICIAYTSTNEIVNAVEQSCVEKWDELDSSTKNSISVMDVEKHMYMRVAPNPDIVVRTSGENRLSNFLLWQSANSILYNPAALWPEIGLRHLVWAVLNFQRNQACLETKKKQQH encoded by the coding sequence ATGGGGAACAAAGAAAACCAGAACTTGTTAACAAGTTATAACTTGGGCAATATTGCACGGAGATTATTATTCGGTATTCTTTCAATGGGACCAATCCCCGATCATATAGCTTTCATTATGGATGGAAACCGAAGATATTCCAAGAAAAACAAATTAGAGGAAGGAACAGGCCATAACTTAGGGTTTACTGCTCTAACATCCATGCTTAAGTACTGTTATGAACTCGAGGTGAAATATATAACTGTTTACGCCTTTAGTATTGATAATTTCAAAAGACGCCCCGAGGAAGTTAAGTCTTTAATGGAGCTTATACGGGAGAAAATAGAAAGCTTGATTAAAGAGGATAGCATTGTTAACCAACATGGGGTTAGAGTTTACTTTGTTGGGGATTTAAAGCTACTAGATGACTCAGTAAGGTTAGCTGCTGAGAAGGCTATGGAAGTTACTGCTGGTAATTCCAAAGCCGTGCTGTCAATTTGTATCGCGTACACTTCTACGAATGAGATTGTGAATGCTGTTGAACAATCTTGTGTAGAAAAATGGGATGAACTTGATAGTTCAACCAAAAACTCGATAAGTGTGATGGATGTTGAGAAGCATATGTATATGAGAGTTGCTCCGAATCCTGATATAGTGGTACGGACTTCTGGTGAAAACCGGTTGAGTAATTTTCTTCTGTGGCAGAGTGCAAACTCCATTCTGTATAACCCGGCTGCGCTTTGGCCTGAGATTGGTCTTCGGCATTTAGTTTGGGCGGTCCTGAACTTTCAAAGAAATCAAGCTTGTTTGGAAACGAAAAagaagcaacaacactga
- the LOC110784362 gene encoding dehydrodolichyl diphosphate synthase CPT3-like isoform X1, with protein MWTVVVKRTQIFGLMGNKENQNLLTSYNLGNIARRLLFGILSMGPIPDHIAFIMDGNRRYSKKNKLEEGTGHNLGFTALTSMLKYCYELEVKYITVYAFSIDNFKRRPEEVKSLMELIREKIESLIKEDSIVNQHGVRVYFVGDLKLLDDSVRLAAEKAMEVTAGNSKAVLSICIAYTSTNEIVNAVEQSCVEKWDELDSSTKNSISVMDVEKHMYMRVAPNPDIVVRTSGENRLSNFLLWQSANSILYNPAALWPEIGLRHLVWAVLNFQRNQACLETKKKQQH; from the exons ATGTGGACTGTTGTAGTAAAAAG AACTCAAATATTTGGTTTGATGGGGAACAAAGAAAACCAGAACTTGTTAACAAGTTATAACTTGGGCAATATTGCACGGAGATTATTATTCGGTATTCTTTCAATGGGACCAATCCCCGATCATATAGCTTTCATTATGGATGGAAACCGAAGATATTCCAAGAAAAACAAATTAGAGGAAGGAACAGGCCATAACTTAGGGTTTACTGCTCTAACATCCATGCTTAAGTACTGTTATGAACTCGAGGTGAAATATATAACTGTTTACGCCTTTAGTATTGATAATTTCAAAAGACGCCCCGAGGAAGTTAAGTCTTTAATGGAGCTTATACGGGAGAAAATAGAAAGCTTGATTAAAGAGGATAGCATTGTTAACCAACATGGGGTTAGAGTTTACTTTGTTGGGGATTTAAAGCTACTAGATGACTCAGTAAGGTTAGCTGCTGAGAAGGCTATGGAAGTTACTGCTGGTAATTCCAAAGCCGTGCTGTCAATTTGTATCGCGTACACTTCTACGAATGAGATTGTGAATGCTGTTGAACAATCTTGTGTAGAAAAATGGGATGAACTTGATAGTTCAACCAAAAACTCGATAAGTGTGATGGATGTTGAGAAGCATATGTATATGAGAGTTGCTCCGAATCCTGATATAGTGGTACGGACTTCTGGTGAAAACCGGTTGAGTAATTTTCTTCTGTGGCAGAGTGCAAACTCCATTCTGTATAACCCGGCTGCGCTTTGGCCTGAGATTGGTCTTCGGCATTTAGTTTGGGCGGTCCTGAACTTTCAAAGAAATCAAGCTTGTTTGGAAACGAAAAagaagcaacaacactga